Part of the SAR202 cluster bacterium genome, CGGTTTGGGGGTCCCTAGGATACTCGGAAGAAAGCGTGAAATGGCACATCGCCAGTCTCAGACGCAAAATAGAGAATGAGCCCCATAACCCCAAGCTTATCCTAACCGTGTGGGGGTCCGGCTATAGATACGAGCGTCAGCTAGCAGAAGCAGCCTGAACCAGGCCTACCCTACTCCGGCGGTAAGTTTCTCAACCATCGACTGCCTGCTCAACGGGAACTTTATAACCACCTCCGTGCCCTCCCCCTCCGCGCTCTTGACCTCAATGCTCCCGTTATGCTCGGTTACTATACGATGGCAGACGTACAGTCCTAGGCCTGTCCCCTTGCCCACTTCCTTTGTCGTAAAGAACGGCTCAAACAATCGGTGTTGCACGCTCTCCGGTATCCCCCTGCCATTGTCTTGGACCGACACGCCGGCAAACCCGTCCTCAGCCCAGCACTTAACCGTAATCTGACAGCCTGACCCGGAAGCGTCTTTAGCATTCATCAAAAGATTGACAAAGACCTGCTCAATCTTATCCGGCCAGCCCTGGATATACTGCGTATCAGAATAATCCTTCTGAATCTCTACGCCCTTATTCGCGATGTCCCTGCCCACCAGGTCCAGGGCCACGTCCATAGCCTCCGACAGCTTTACCTGCCTGGGCGTGACCGACGGCCTGGAATACGCCAGAAGCTCCTGCACAATCTTCGCCGCCCTCTGGGCCATCTCGTGAATCGCCTCTATATACTCGCGTACCCTCATGCTGGCCAGGTGCTTCTCCGGCGCCCTCAGCAGCAGCTCCGCCCTCCCCAATATCGCGAACAGTGGGTTGTTTATCTCGTGCGCCACACCCGCCGCTAGGGTGCCTACCGACGCCATCTTGGCGGACTGGATTAGCTGTGCCTGCGTGGTCTTCAGCTCGTCCATCTGCTTCTTCAGTCGGGACGCCAGCTCAATGTTTTCCCGCGCCTCTTTAACACTCCGGGTCAGAGCAATATAGGCCAAAGCCATAGGAATGACCATAAGCAGCATGGACCACCAGGCCTCATGCCAGAGCACTAACGCCAGGAATCCTAGGGGCAAGATAGCCGCTTCTTGTACGTTGTCCAGAATCCAGGCCCGCCTCCACATGGACCAAAAAGCGGCGCCTTTTTGTATGGAAAGCATCCCAATCATCGCGGCGACGTTGACAGCGTGTAATGCCATTCCCGCCAGCACTGAGGCTCCCAGCACCCCGGCGCTCAAAAGGGCGCCGTCCTTGCTCCCGCCTAGGCTTTGGAACACCATCCCTGAGAGGCTCACCGACAGGACTACCACGGCGGCGTTGAAAGTCGCCACTTCTTTCCGTCGTCGCAGCCACAGGTCTGCCGATATGGACCCTGCCGCCGTGGCTACCGCCGCCTGAAGCGGCGACAACAGCAGCACCCCCAAAAACAGCGGCGCGATAGCCAGCGACGCATCCGCCTGAGGCGATACCTTCAAAGCGTAGACCAGGGCTATCCCCACCAGCACGGCCGTCAGTCCCATAACCGCTGCCTCCTCCCCTCCCCACTCCCCCGGCCACAAACCCTGGCCTAGAGCCATGACCGCGAGCCCTGCGATCAAAACGGCGCCTATATACCAGCGGTATTTCATTTCTTTACGCCATGCCCTCATCAAAGTCAAGCCAAATTAACCGTAATTAGTCCTAATAGCTGCTATTTGAGCATCAATCTCCCACTGACCTCCGTGTTGGAATCACCCCTGGCTATCTGCTTGAATTTGTCGCCGTCCACTGATGCCATAATCTTGGTCGCATGGGTCGTGGCTGAATGCGTAATAACTGTTACCTCCACATGAGTCACCTTCGATTTGCCGCGCTTCGGTCCGTTTGTAACGGTGGTTACCGAGCCGACGACGCCGCACCCCAGGTCATCGGATGACTCCTTCACTGAAACGGCCGATACACCCTCAGGCAATGTGACGTTGACTGTTATGCCTGTCAGGTCGCAGCCGTTTTCTGTTGGCACGTCCAC contains:
- a CDS encoding winged helix-turn-helix transcriptional regulator, which gives rise to MSINLDRQEAYLKDKKLDLTPKELKLLIFLTQKAGKVVSVPEILRSVWGSLGYSEESVKWHIASLRRKIENEPHNPKLILTVWGSGYRYERQLAEAA
- a CDS encoding HAMP domain-containing histidine kinase; translation: MRAWRKEMKYRWYIGAVLIAGLAVMALGQGLWPGEWGGEEAAVMGLTAVLVGIALVYALKVSPQADASLAIAPLFLGVLLLSPLQAAVATAAGSISADLWLRRRKEVATFNAAVVVLSVSLSGMVFQSLGGSKDGALLSAGVLGASVLAGMALHAVNVAAMIGMLSIQKGAAFWSMWRRAWILDNVQEAAILPLGFLALVLWHEAWWSMLLMVIPMALAYIALTRSVKEARENIELASRLKKQMDELKTTQAQLIQSAKMASVGTLAAGVAHEINNPLFAILGRAELLLRAPEKHLASMRVREYIEAIHEMAQRAAKIVQELLAYSRPSVTPRQVKLSEAMDVALDLVGRDIANKGVEIQKDYSDTQYIQGWPDKIEQVFVNLLMNAKDASGSGCQITVKCWAEDGFAGVSVQDNGRGIPESVQHRLFEPFFTTKEVGKGTGLGLYVCHRIVTEHNGSIEVKSAEGEGTEVVIKFPLSRQSMVEKLTAGVG